In a genomic window of Vigna angularis cultivar LongXiaoDou No.4 chromosome 6, ASM1680809v1, whole genome shotgun sequence:
- the LOC108342449 gene encoding cyanidin 3-O-galactoside 2''-O-xylosyltransferase FGGT1 — translation MACSPSLHITMLPWFAQEHITPFLQLSNSLAERGHKISFFIPKHTHASFQHFNHHPNLISLIPICVPQNHHHGLPHVAEEIASKVHSSTVSLSMTPMLLCEKDIEVHLLELKPNIVFFDHAYWVPKPRLTQCLKIKSLVYHVRSFSSLTCESSYSYPLGISKGYCCNIAEHHNPLHEPKLLAGSGKVDHGKCIVHTEPCTNSILAQSYATGLKGCTVIEGAYADCHRRHVTVPKEATCLIDENWAKWLGNYEAGSVVYCSFGSECTLEPCQFQEVVLGLELSGMPFVAALRPPKGFECVESALPKGFKERLQGRGVVSSAYFPHRFILEHPSVGCFVTLSGHSGSLSGALVNKCQLFLLPNHGEMVFSAGVIGTTLKVGVEVEKLTTKRVSLLKRVFAKL, via the coding sequence ATGGCTTGTTCACCTTCTCTGCACATAACAATGCTCCCATGGTTTGCACAGGAACACATCACACCTTTTCTGCAACTCTCCAATAGCCTTGCAGAAAGAGGACACAAAATCTCTTTCTTCATCCCAAAGCACACACATGCATCCTTTCAACACTTCAATCACCACCCTAATCTCATCTCCCTTATCCCAATCTGTGTTCCTCAGAATCATCATCATGGCCTTCCCCATGTTGCTGAAGAAATCGCATCAAAAGTTCATTCTTCCACTGTCTCACTTTCTATGACTCCAATGCTCCTATGTGAGAAGGACATTGAAGTCCACCTGCTTGAGTTAAAGCCAAACATTGTGTTCTTTGATCATGCATATTGGGTGCCAAAACCACGCTTAACTCAATGCTTAAAAATTAAGTCTTTAGTTTATCACGTTAGAAGCTTTTCATCATTGACTTGTGAATCATCATATTCATACCCTTTAGGGATATCTAAAGGGTACTGCTGCAACATTGCTGAACATCATAACCCGTTGCATGAACCAAAACTCCTTGCTGGATCAGGAAAAGTTGACCATGGTAAATGCATTGTTCACACTGAACCTTGTACTAACAGTATTCTAGCTCAATCTTATGCAACAGGACTCAAAGGTTGTACAGTGATTGAAGGAGCTTATGCTGATTGTCATAGGAGGCATGTTACTGTACCGAAAGAAGCAACATGCCTTATTGATGAAAATTGGGCTAAATGGCTTGGAAATTATGAAGCTGGTAGTGTGGTTTATTGTTCCTTTGGTAGTGAGTGCACATTAGAACCATGTCAGTTTCAGGAAGTGGTGTTGGGGCTTGAGCTATCAGGCATGCCTTTTGTGGCAGCTCTTAGACCCCCTAAGGGTTTTGAGTGTGTGGAATCAGCACTTCCAAAAGGGTTTAAAGAGAGACTTCAAGGAAGAGGGGTTGTGAGTAGTGCATATTTTCCTCACAGGTTCATTTTGGAGCACCCTTCAGTGGGCTGCTTTGTTACCCTTTCTGGACATTCTGGGTCTTTGTCTGGTGCACTGGTGAACAAGTGTCAGTTGTTTTTGTTGCCAAATCATGGTGAAATGGTGTTCAGTGCAGGGGTGATAGGAACCACCTTGAAGGTTGGAGTGGAAGTGGAGAAGTTGACCACTAAGAGGGTTTCTTTACTAAAGAGAGTGTTTGCAAAACTCTGA
- the LOC108343519 gene encoding putative lipid-transfer protein DIR1, with protein sequence MAHTSGNVQVQWLLATLLIAMLGGAKAIALCDTESSKLSACYAAVTGQHPPKPSEKCCDVVKHSNLPCLCGYKSILPAFGFNPINALALPRKCGLKTPPECRVV encoded by the exons ATGGCACATACCAGTGGCAATGTTCAGGTGCAGTGGCTACTAGCAACCTTGCTCATTGCCATGTTAGGTGGTGCCAAAGCTATTGCTTTATGTGACACAGAGTCAAGTAAACTAAGTGCATGCTATGCAGCAGTTACTGGGCAACACCCTCCAAAACCAAGTGAAAAATGCTGTGATGTTGTTAAGCATTCCAATTTGCCTTGCCTTTGCGGATACAAGTCTATCCTACCAGCATTTGGATTCAACCCCATCAATGCTTTGGCCTTGCCCCGTAAATGTGGTCTGAAAACACCACCGGAATGTAGAG TGGTTTGA
- the LOC108343518 gene encoding sodium/hydrogen exchanger 4 — translation MIPLSLISECTKNLASEHAQVVPISLFVAVLCLTLIIGHLFERNRWINESIVAIIIGIIAGIILLLISKGKSSRILTFNEELFFIYLLPPIIFNAGFQVKKKQFFHNFLTIMMFGVIGVFISTFVITCGSWWIFPKLNLLCLTAKDYLAIGTIFSATDTVCTLQVLHQDETPLLYSLVFGEGVVNDATSVVLFNAVQKLDVSKFSSKTFRLIGDFFYLFGLSTGLGVLAGLLTSYILKALCFGRHSSVREIALMILKAYLSYMLAELCDLSGIITVFFCGILMSHYAWYNMAETSRITTRHVFATMSFIAETFIFLYVGMDALDIEKWKMTKLSYGSLMGIYSSLILLILVGRAAFVFPLSAIANYTNTRASSDQASRITFRQQIIVWWAGLMRGAVSIALAFKQFTFSGVTSDPVNATMITNTIIVVLFSTLVFGFLTKPLIRYLLPHAATRKNIIHEEPGSQLEDLNLPLLSLEESAATNISRAKESLSMLIESPVFTIHHFWRRFDDAYMRPIFGGPHNNGSQC, via the exons ATGATACCACTGAGTCTGATCTCTGAGTGTACCAAGAATTTGGCTAGTGAACATGCACAAGTGGTGCCTATTTCACTTTTTGTGGCTGTTCTCTGCCTTACTTTGATCATTGGTCACTTGTTTGAAAGAAATCGATGGATTAATGAATCCATAGTTGCCATCATAATA GGAATCATTGCTGGAATTATACTGTTATTGATCAGCAAAGGAAAGAGTTCTCGCATCCTTACATTTAATGAAGAACTATTCTTCATATATCTCCTTCCTCCCATAATATTCAATGCAGG ATTTCAGGTGAAGAAGAAACAATTCTTCCATAACTTTTTAACCATCATGATGTTTGGTGTCATCGGTGTTTTCATTTCAACTTTTGTTATTACTTGCG GCAGCTGGTGGATATTCCCCAAGTTGAACTTGCTTTGCCTGACAGCGAAAGATTATCTTG CTATAGGAACAATTTTCTCAGCAACAGACACAGTTTGTACCCTGCAG GTTCTGCATCAAGATGAGACTCCTTTACTTTACAGCCTAGTCTTTGGGGAAGGAGTGGTAAATGATGCCACATCAGTTGTTCTCTTCAATGCAGTGCAAAAGCTTGATGTTTCAAAATTTAGCAGCAAGACATTCCGGTTAATTGGAGATTTCTTCTATCTATTCGGATTAAGCACTGGTCTAGGAGTTCTA GCTGGCCTCCTCACATCATATATCTTGAAAGCCTTATGCTTTGGAAG ACATTCAAGTGTTCGTGAAATTGCATTGATGATATTAAAGGCATACCTATCCTATATGTTGGCAGAG CTATGTGATCTAAGTGGAATCATCACCGTTTTCTTTTGTGGAATACTCATGTCACATTATGCATGGTATAATATGGCTGAAACTTCAAGAATCACAACCAG GCATGTGTTTGCAACAATGTCATTTATTGCAGAAACCTTCATATTCCTATATGTGGGCATGGATGCCCTTGACATTGAGAAGTGGAAGATGACTAAATTAAG TTACGGAAGTTTGATGGGGATATACAGTTCCTTAATCCTATTGATATTGGTTGGCCGTGCTGCTTTTGTTTTCCCTCTCTCTGCTATTGCCAATTATACAAACACACGTGCCAGTTCTGACCAAGCATCACGCATCACTTTCAGACAGCAG ATAATCGTTTGGTGGGCAGGGCTAATGAGGGGAGCTGTCTCCATTGCTCTGGCTTTCAAACAG TTCACATTTTCTGGAGTTACTTCTGATCCAGTTAATGCAACAATGATTACCAACACCATTATTGTTGTCCTTTTCAGCACACTG GTGTTTGGTTTTCTCACAAAACCATTAATAAGATATCTGCTACCCCACGCTGCTACAAGGAAAAACATCATCCATGAAGAACCAGGTTCACAACTTGAGGACTTGAATCTACCTTTGCTATCCCTAGAGGAGTCCGCAGCCACCAACATTAGCCGCGCAAAGGAAAGTTTGTCCATGTTAATAGAAAGTCCTGTGTTCACCATACATCACTTTTGGAGGAGGTTTGATGATGCCTACATGAGACCTATTTTTGGGGGACCTCATAATAACGGGTCACAGTGCTAG